In the Anoplopoma fimbria isolate UVic2021 breed Golden Eagle Sablefish chromosome 7, Afim_UVic_2022, whole genome shotgun sequence genome, one interval contains:
- the wrap53 gene encoding telomerase Cajal body protein 1 has protein sequence MSDSAGSGESGGVAGATQEAEADNEPPHQAPALHKGDDLEVEVTSEEGVPSSAKRPRMSEEEQGLEQVAKSVILHEETPSYTSLLQEDPAPPAQITGEPLQCEDGRVGEEEPVSGGGEEECHQNGDGGHDAHLDDGEAKPEEEHNGNLSADSPSEGQRLGLDFTQNPQMLTGSWTEYSNVPENYLKGCKWAPDGSCILTNSADNVLRVYNLPPEIYSYNWDLLSEMSPVLRMAEGDTIYDYCWYPKMTSLDADTCFLASSSRDNPVHLWDAFYGEVRASFRPYNHLDELTAAHSLCFSPDGTQLYCGFDKMVRVFYTDRPGRDCEERPTIVKKQGQSGIISCFGFSPCQSVYACGSYSRCAGLYCCQDGTQLALLPTRHHGGLTHLLFSPDGNYLYTGGRKDPEILCWDLRDPGKVLFSLKRNVATNQRIYFDLDLSGRYLLSGDTEGVVSVLDTKTAPPEGNEELLQPQLRFKAHWDCTNGISIHPFMPLLATSSGQRQFPSPGESEGDSASEGEGGEAVMSPQETRQDNALSLWWAGPLGPAAEGSQEQTTEVVEA, from the exons ATGTCTGACTCAGCTGGAAGTGGTGAGAGCGGTGGTGTGGCAGGCGCAACGCAGGAGGCAGAAGCGGATAATGAGCCACCTCATCAGGCACCAGCTTTGCACAAAGGTGACGATTTAGAGGTGGAGGTGACCTCAGAGGAAGGGGTACCATCGTCTGCCAAGCGACCCAGGATGAGCGAGGAGGAACAAGGACTGGAGCAGGTGGCAAAGTCTGTCATTCTGCATGAAGAAACACCGTCATACACCAGCTTGCTGCAGGAAGATCCGGCCCCGCCAGCACAAA TAACAGGAGAACCACTACAATGTGAGGACGGGCGAGTAGGGGAAGAGGAACCAGTAAGTGGGGGAGGTGAAGAAGAATGCCATCAGAATGGAGACGGAGGCCATGATGCCCACTTAGACGATGGAGAGGCCAAACCTGAGGAGGAGCACAACGGTAACCTATCTGCAGACAGCCCCAGTGAAGGACAGCG CCTTGGCCTAGATTTTACCCAAAACCCCCAGATGCTGACTGGTTCCTGGACGGAGTACTCCAACGTTCCAGAAAATTACCTCAAAGGCTGCAAATG GGCTCCTGATGGTTCCTGTATCCTGACCAACAGTGCAGACAATGTGCTCCGTGTGTACAACCTGCCTCCAGAGATTTACAGCTACAACTGGGACTTGCTCAGTGAGATG AGTCCAGTGCTGAGGATGGCAGAGGGAGACACCATCTACGACTACTGCTGGTACCCCAAGATGACCTCTCTGGACGCAGACACTTGCTT TCTAGCCAGCAGTAGCCGTGACAACCCAGTCCACTTGTGGGATGCATTTTACGGGGAGGTGCGAGCCAGTTTCCGACCCTACAATCACCTGGACGAGCTGACAGCAGCCCACTCCCTCTGCTTCTCGCCCGATGGAACGCAGCTCTACTGCGGCTTTGACAAAATGGTCAGGGTCTTCTACACTGACCGTCCTGGAAGAGACTGTGAGGAGCGGCCCACCATCG TGAAGAAGCAGGGCCAAAGTGGCATCATCTCCTGCTTTGGCTTCAGCCCCTGCCAGTCTGTTTACGCCTGTGGCTCTTACTCCCGCTGCGCTGGCCTCTACTGCTGCCAAGACGGCACCCAGCTGGCTCTGCTGCCGACCCGCCACCACGGAGGCCTCACCCATCTGCTCTTCTCCCCCGACGGCAACTACCTGTACACCGGCGGGCGCAAG gatcCAGAGATCCTGTGCTGGGACCTCAGAGACCCAGgaaaggttttgttttcactcaagAGAAATGTGGCCACTAACCAACGCATCTACTTTGATCTGGACCT GTCAGGCAGGTACCTGCTGAGTGGCGACACAGAGGGAGTGGTGTCGGTGTTGGACACCAAGACAGCTCCACCTGAGGGTAACGAGGAGCTACTGCAACCTCAGCTCAGGTTCAAGGCCCATTGGGACTGCACCAACGGCATCAG TATTCATCCCTTCATGCCACTGTTGGCAACATCCAGCGGGCAACGGCAGTTCCCGTCGCCCGGCGAGAGTGAGGGGGACTCGGCCTCTGAGGGCGAGGGAGGTGAAGCTGTGATGTCGCCTCAGGAGACCCGGCAGGACAACGCCCTGTCTCTGTGGTGGGCCGGGCCTCTGGGCCCTGCTGCCGAGGGGAGCCAAGAGCAGACTACAGAGGTGGTGGAGGCCTGA